TGTTGGAGTTGGCCAGCTTAGGGGCAAAGGTTCTCCATCCCCGCGCGGTGGAAATTGCCCGGAACTACGGCATTCCGTTAATTGTAAAATCCAGTTGGACGGACGATCCAGGAACGCGGGTGATTTCTCCGACGCCATTCCCTCGCCCCTTGGAAGGTTTAGAGTTAGTTCATCCCGTGGATGCGGTGGAATTTGACACGGATCAGGCGAAGGTGTCGCTGCTGCGGGTACCGGATCGCCCTGGGGTGGCGGCGAAGCTGTTTGGGGAAATTGGACGCCAAGATTTGGATGTGGATTTGATTATCCAGTCGATTCACGAAGGCAATACTAATGATATTGGGTTTACGGTGACGGCGGCTTCTGTGAGTCGGGCGGAGGCGGTGGCGGCGGCCATTCTACCGGCTTTGGGCGCTCATCCTCAGTTTACGGATTCTGAGGTGATGGTGGATAGCGCGATCGCCAAAATTAGTATCGCTGGCGCAGGGATGATCGGCCGGCCTGGGGTAGCGGCGCAGATGTTTACCGCCCTATCCGATGCGGGGATTAATATTCAGATGATTTCGACTTCGGAGGTGAAGGTGAGTTGCGTGGTGGATGCGGCGATGTGCGATCGCGCCGTTCAAACCCTCTGCGAACAGTTCCAGGTGAATAGTTCTCCACTCACTAACCATCTGACGCCCGCCGCCGAAGATGCCCATCCCGTGCGCGGCGTGGCTTTAGACTTAAATCAAGCCCGGTTAGCGATCCGCCAAGTCCCCGATCGACCGGGAATGGCGGCGCAACTCTTCCAACTGCTGGCAAAGCATAATATTAGCGTGGATATGATTATCCAATCTCAACGCTGTCGGGTGGTGAATGGGTTGGCAACTCGCGATATTGCTTTTACCGTGGCCCAAGCCGATGCGGAAGATGCCCGTCAAGCGTTGGAAACGCTGGCTTCAGAGTGGGGTTGGGGCGAAATTGCGGTGGATATTGCGATCGCCAAAGTCAGCGCTGTGGGGACGGGAATGGTTGGTCATCCAGGAGTCGCCGCCCAAATGTTTTCAGCCCTCGCCGAACGCCAAATTAACATTCAAATGATCGCCACTTCGGAGATTAAAATTAGTTGCGTGGTGGCTCAAGAAGAAGGCGTCAAAGCTTTACAAGCAATCCATGCCGCTTTTGGTTTAGCTGGAACCCAAAAGGTAGAAGTTCCTGCTTGACGGCATCTTAGAGGATGCTTTCCTGGGCGTTCAGAGATCCCCCTAAATCCTCCTGCAAAAATAGGGAAATTTTTAACTAGATTTTCTCCCATTTTTAAGGGAAACTAGGGGGATCTTACAGGTGCTGTTGCTGATATTCAGACTTTTCAAACATCCTTTTAAGGTTGTCTCTATTCTACGTTTGGCTGAAGGGATGAGACTGTACCCCTCCCTCTGAAGATTATTACTGAAAAACGCCGAACAATTTTATAGCCTTGCAATCAGTTGAAAAATCAAACTGT
The nucleotide sequence above comes from Desertifilum tharense IPPAS B-1220. Encoded proteins:
- a CDS encoding aspartate kinase → MALVVQKFGGTSVGSAERIQAVAQRVFSTVQAGNSVVVVVSAMGKTTDGLVALAKQISANPSRREMDMLLSTGEQVSIALLSMALQELGQPAISLTGAQVGIVTEAEHSRARILRIATERLERHLEEGKVVVVAGFQGIASTEDMEITTLGRGGSDTSAVALAAALKASCCEIYTDVPGILTADPRLVPEAQLMAEITSDEMLELASLGAKVLHPRAVEIARNYGIPLIVKSSWTDDPGTRVISPTPFPRPLEGLELVHPVDAVEFDTDQAKVSLLRVPDRPGVAAKLFGEIGRQDLDVDLIIQSIHEGNTNDIGFTVTAASVSRAEAVAAAILPALGAHPQFTDSEVMVDSAIAKISIAGAGMIGRPGVAAQMFTALSDAGINIQMISTSEVKVSCVVDAAMCDRAVQTLCEQFQVNSSPLTNHLTPAAEDAHPVRGVALDLNQARLAIRQVPDRPGMAAQLFQLLAKHNISVDMIIQSQRCRVVNGLATRDIAFTVAQADAEDARQALETLASEWGWGEIAVDIAIAKVSAVGTGMVGHPGVAAQMFSALAERQINIQMIATSEIKISCVVAQEEGVKALQAIHAAFGLAGTQKVEVPA